In Aegilops tauschii subsp. strangulata cultivar AL8/78 chromosome 3, Aet v6.0, whole genome shotgun sequence, one genomic interval encodes:
- the LOC109777459 gene encoding uncharacterized protein codes for MRVMHVYLTSKAYVHTCTKHLRLRMLLLYHAFPPVYISRATDSTQRTHTRRTNHHNSHSLHSVFAFILSLALFGMGNFASCTLARIPGAAKDVRIVLPDGGLRLVRPPATAAELMLEAPGHFLADASALQVGRRIEALAADEELELGGVYAAFPMKRLGSKAAPADVARLAAVFAREAHVRRPASAKVAAIVVAPPEVASVAAEADLAPVRAPRLDEMAVDDEAAAAEIGELKQQISGSRLSRRRPTLETIQEESYAALAC; via the coding sequence ATGCGTgtaatgcacgtgtaccttactagtaaaGCGTATGTACACACATGTACCAAACATCTGCGTCTCAGAATGCTCCTATTATATCACGCGTTTCCTCCAGTATATATCTCCCGCGCAACCGATTCCACGCAGCGCACGCACACACGCCGAACCAACCATCACAACTCTCATTCCTTGCACTCTGTCTTCGCCTTTATCCTATCTCTGGCTCTCTTCGGCATGGGGAACTTCGCGTCCTGCACGCTGGCCAGGATCCCCGGGGCGGCCAAGGACGTCAGGATCGTGCTCCCCGATGGCGGGCTGAGGCTGGTCAGGCccccggcgacggcggcggagctgaTGCTCGAGGCGCCGGGCCATTTCCTGGCCGACGCGAGCGCGCTGCAGGTGGGGCGCCGGATCGAGGCGCTTGCGGCTGACGAGGAACTCGAGCTCGGGGGAGTCTACGCCGCCTTCCCCATGAAGCGGCTCGGCTCCAAGGCCGCGCCCGCCGACGTGGCGCGCCTGGCTGCCGTTTTCGCCAGGGAAGCTCACGTCCGGAGGCCTGCCTCGGCCAAGGTAGCGGCCATCGTCGTGGCGCCGCCTGAGGTGGCTTCCGTTGCCGCCGAGGCGGACCTCGCGCCGGTCAGGGCGCCGCGGTTGGATGAGATGGCCGTGGACGACGAGGCGGCTGCGGCGGAGATCGGGGAGCTCAAGCAACAGATTAGCGGCAGTCGCCTGTCGAGGCGGCGACCGACGTTGGAGACCATACAGGAGGAGAGCTACGCCGCACTAGCATGCTAA